A genome region from Sphingobium sp. CR2-8 includes the following:
- a CDS encoding sigma-70 family RNA polymerase sigma factor gives MYMNKIAAGAHTYAKPGDNSPERLARQYMPLVRKIAWHVHGRVSTAIEIEDLLQIGMVALVEAANSFEDRGLGFAAYAQLRVRGAMIDHLRRQATICRSAMAKRKELAKVRNRLEQKLGRLPTEAEMSADMDLDPAAYREIADSVEMVQHTSMDEVYSDQSMWFADVEDRADDVLERESLKKAVAACIGELPQREAMVLQLYFVEELNLEEIGQTLDIGAARVCQIKKAALDKLRVKLRDWND, from the coding sequence ATGTATATGAACAAGATCGCGGCCGGCGCCCATACCTACGCCAAGCCCGGCGACAACAGCCCCGAACGGCTGGCGCGCCAATATATGCCGCTGGTGCGCAAGATCGCCTGGCACGTCCATGGCCGCGTATCGACGGCGATTGAGATCGAGGATCTGCTCCAGATCGGCATGGTCGCGCTGGTCGAGGCTGCCAATAGTTTCGAGGATCGGGGGTTGGGCTTCGCCGCCTATGCGCAGCTGCGCGTACGCGGCGCGATGATCGACCATCTGCGGCGGCAGGCAACGATTTGCCGGTCGGCCATGGCCAAGCGGAAAGAATTGGCCAAGGTGCGCAACCGGCTGGAGCAGAAGCTCGGCCGCCTGCCGACCGAAGCGGAAATGTCCGCCGACATGGACCTTGACCCCGCCGCCTATCGCGAGATCGCCGACAGCGTCGAAATGGTCCAGCACACCAGCATGGACGAGGTCTATTCGGACCAGTCCATGTGGTTCGCCGACGTGGAGGATCGCGCCGACGACGTCCTGGAACGCGAATCGCTCAAGAAAGCCGTGGCTGCCTGCATCGGTGAATTGCCGCAGCGTGAAGCAATGGTGCTGCAACTCTATTTCGTCGAGGAATTGAACCTGGAGGAAATCGGCCAGACGCTGGACATCGGCGCGGCACGGGTATGCCAGATCAAGAAGGCGGCGCTCGACAAGCTGCGCGTCAAACTGCGCGACTGGAACGATTGA
- the mdoH gene encoding glucans biosynthesis glucosyltransferase MdoH encodes MTGNGGVQAPTIGAGSKPLARAFEQVPAENPLAMPEQDFGIRPELTACRPLNIDIWARRLLVVLLALLPAAIAAHEMRRSIGLDGISAWEGVYLALFIPLFAWIAFGFATAMIGFLLLTVGKGRSVTPRPLNAATPLKGKTAILLPVCNEDFLGVLGRLSIMERSLAQVMGGERFEFFILSDSNVESGEVERRAYQEMRASFSRPVHYRRRALNIGRKPGNIAEWVQRFGGGYDYMVVLDADSVVSGQTMARLAADMERHPHVGLIQTVPTVMGAATLFARWQQFASRLFGPTSAAGMIWWAGSEGMFWGHNAIVRVSAFAESCGLPELPGRAPFGGHILSHDMLEAALLRRRGWDVHMVTADDSFEEFPPSMPDLFTRDRRWCQGNIQHVPLLVKIAGLHPVSRFQLLVGASAYCTSPLWLALMLVVLGGALTGVWPPSAVLPSGGLLALTAALLFGPKILAIFWAMADPARRIGFGGAARMTRGVLVDIILSILMAPVAMLTQTINLFSILMGRKASWNGQTRDRDGMAITSAIWLFKWHLLLGAVLTTMAVKAGSLGWMSPVVAGLFAAPVLAAVTARKDLGRKAEERGLFQVADPWWRTQSYRPLRFRWPTTDGRRVGPLAANDE; translated from the coding sequence ATGACGGGGAATGGAGGCGTGCAAGCGCCGACTATCGGCGCTGGGAGCAAGCCGCTGGCCCGCGCCTTTGAACAGGTGCCGGCGGAAAACCCGCTGGCTATGCCGGAACAGGATTTCGGCATCCGACCGGAACTGACCGCCTGCCGCCCGCTTAACATCGATATCTGGGCGCGGCGTCTGCTGGTGGTACTGCTGGCCCTGCTTCCGGCGGCCATCGCTGCGCATGAAATGCGTCGATCCATCGGTCTGGATGGCATTTCCGCTTGGGAAGGCGTCTATCTCGCCCTGTTCATTCCGTTGTTCGCCTGGATCGCCTTCGGCTTCGCCACCGCGATGATCGGCTTCCTGCTGCTAACCGTGGGCAAGGGCCGCAGCGTCACGCCGCGTCCGCTGAACGCCGCGACCCCGCTCAAGGGCAAGACCGCCATATTGCTGCCGGTGTGCAACGAAGATTTCCTGGGCGTGCTGGGCCGCCTGTCGATCATGGAGCGGTCGCTGGCGCAGGTTATGGGCGGCGAGCGGTTCGAATTTTTCATCCTGTCGGATTCCAATGTCGAAAGCGGTGAAGTGGAGCGCCGCGCCTATCAGGAGATGCGCGCCTCTTTCTCCCGCCCCGTTCATTATCGCCGCCGCGCGCTCAACATCGGGCGCAAGCCGGGCAATATCGCCGAATGGGTGCAGCGCTTCGGGGGCGGATATGACTATATGGTCGTGCTGGATGCGGACAGCGTGGTCAGTGGGCAAACCATGGCCCGCCTCGCTGCCGATATGGAGCGGCATCCGCATGTCGGCCTGATCCAGACCGTGCCCACAGTGATGGGCGCGGCCACGCTGTTCGCGCGTTGGCAGCAATTTGCCAGCCGCCTGTTCGGTCCGACCTCCGCCGCCGGTATGATCTGGTGGGCGGGATCGGAAGGCATGTTCTGGGGCCATAATGCCATCGTGCGGGTAAGCGCCTTTGCCGAAAGCTGCGGCCTGCCCGAACTGCCGGGCCGTGCGCCCTTTGGCGGGCATATATTGAGCCACGACATGCTGGAAGCTGCCCTGCTGCGGCGGCGCGGCTGGGACGTGCATATGGTCACGGCCGATGACAGTTTCGAGGAATTTCCGCCGTCGATGCCCGATCTGTTCACCCGCGATCGCCGCTGGTGTCAGGGCAATATCCAACATGTGCCATTGCTGGTTAAGATTGCAGGTCTGCATCCGGTCAGCCGCTTCCAGTTGCTGGTCGGCGCATCGGCCTATTGCACGTCGCCGCTGTGGCTGGCGCTGATGCTGGTGGTGCTGGGTGGGGCGCTGACGGGCGTTTGGCCTCCGTCCGCCGTGCTGCCCTCGGGCGGATTGCTGGCGTTGACGGCAGCGCTGCTGTTCGGCCCCAAGATACTCGCGATCTTCTGGGCGATGGCCGATCCGGCGCGGCGCATCGGCTTTGGCGGCGCGGCGCGGATGACGCGCGGGGTGCTGGTCGACATCATCCTGTCGATCCTGATGGCGCCGGTGGCGATGCTGACCCAGACGATCAACCTGTTCAGCATATTGATGGGCCGCAAGGCGAGCTGGAATGGGCAGACCCGTGATCGCGACGGCATGGCGATCACCAGCGCGATCTGGCTGTTCAAATGGCATCTGCTTCTGGGTGCCGTGTTGACCACGATGGCGGTCAAGGCGGGCAGCCTGGGCTGGATGTCGCCGGTGGTTGCGGGATTGTTTGCCGCGCCGGTTCTGGCGGCGGTCACCGCGCGCAAGGATCTGGGGCGCAAGGCGGAGGAGCGCGGCCTGTTCCAGGTCGCCGATCCATGGTGGCGGACGCAAAGCTACCGCCCGCTGCGGTTTCGCTGGCCGACGACCGACGGGCGGCGGGTCGGTCCCTTGGCGGCGAATGACGAATAA